The Sediminispirochaeta smaragdinae DSM 11293 genome has a segment encoding these proteins:
- the rsxC gene encoding electron transport complex subunit RsxC yields MKGLSTFPKGGVHPPGGKSLASGKAIKNAVLSSMFVVPLSQHLGKPAECIVSVGDEVREGMLIAKASGFISAPVHSPVPGTVKEIRDIYLPNGMKSSAVVIEFAGAFDRLGKEERAGDWTQLSAEALMAKVVENGIVGLGGATFPSHVKFSVPKGKKAEYFVVNGVECEPYLTADHRLMLERADQIIEGIRIISRITNAEKLAIGIEINKPDAIASMKAAAQKAKVKLDVVPLKVKYPQGDEKQLLKAITGREVPSGGLPLDIGAIVANVGTVHAVFEAVVFNKPLIERAVTVTGGAIADPQNLKVRIGTPIKTLIEECGGFTEEPAKIVMGGPMMGFTIYDLDTPVIKGTSGILALTRREVRASTRTFCISCGRCVAACPMGLNPTTLFKLIDHGDYASAMESGLMDCKECGCCGFSCPARIPLVQGMRLGKKMGRKKKSA; encoded by the coding sequence ATGAAAGGATTATCTACGTTTCCAAAGGGTGGGGTCCACCCTCCCGGTGGGAAGTCTCTTGCATCGGGAAAAGCAATCAAGAATGCGGTGCTTTCTTCAATGTTTGTGGTTCCGCTTTCCCAGCATCTTGGAAAACCGGCGGAGTGTATTGTTTCTGTAGGGGACGAGGTCCGGGAAGGGATGCTTATAGCAAAAGCTTCGGGTTTTATCTCTGCCCCGGTTCATTCTCCGGTCCCGGGAACGGTAAAAGAGATACGGGATATTTATCTTCCCAACGGCATGAAAAGCAGTGCAGTTGTGATCGAATTTGCGGGTGCATTCGACCGCCTCGGAAAAGAAGAACGGGCCGGAGACTGGACCCAACTTTCTGCCGAGGCATTAATGGCAAAAGTTGTTGAGAACGGCATCGTTGGATTGGGCGGGGCGACCTTTCCGTCTCATGTCAAGTTTTCCGTTCCCAAAGGGAAAAAAGCCGAGTATTTCGTTGTCAACGGGGTTGAGTGTGAACCCTATCTTACGGCTGATCATCGACTTATGCTCGAACGTGCGGATCAGATCATCGAGGGGATCAGGATTATCAGTCGTATTACCAATGCCGAAAAGTTGGCCATTGGTATTGAGATTAATAAGCCTGATGCCATTGCTTCGATGAAAGCGGCCGCGCAGAAGGCTAAAGTAAAGCTTGATGTTGTGCCCCTTAAGGTCAAATATCCTCAGGGCGATGAGAAGCAACTTCTGAAGGCCATAACCGGCAGAGAGGTCCCTTCCGGCGGACTTCCCCTGGATATCGGCGCTATCGTCGCTAATGTCGGAACCGTCCATGCTGTATTCGAGGCCGTGGTATTTAACAAGCCTCTCATTGAGCGGGCGGTGACGGTTACGGGCGGCGCCATAGCCGATCCCCAAAATCTGAAGGTTCGTATCGGAACGCCGATTAAGACCCTTATCGAAGAGTGCGGCGGTTTTACGGAAGAGCCTGCAAAGATCGTCATGGGCGGTCCCATGATGGGATTTACCATTTACGATCTTGATACGCCGGTTATAAAGGGAACCTCCGGTATCCTTGCGCTGACTCGAAGGGAGGTTCGTGCGTCTACCCGGACCTTTTGTATTTCTTGCGGTAGGTGTGTAGCGGCTTGTCCGATGGGCCTTAATCCTACAACCCTCTTCAAGTTGATCGACCACGGCGACTATGCTTCGGCAATGGAATCCGGCTTGATGGATTGTAAAGAGTGTGGTTGCTGCGGCTTTTCCTGCCCTGCCAGAATTCCTCTGGTACAGGGAATGCGGCTCGGCAAGAAGATGGGTCGGAAAAAGAAAAGTGCGTAA
- a CDS encoding RnfABCDGE type electron transport complex subunit D, with product MSEKNKEAEKIMRLVESSPQIHNKQSTSSIMWSVTLALLPAAVWGIYLFGARALTVLLVSIAAAVVTEAIIAAFSGRFTLFDGSAVLTGLLIGFNMPPAVPFYVPIFGSVFAIAVVKWTFGGLGGNWMNPALAGRVFVFFSWTGQMTSWSSPKTVVDAVSSATPLGMLKTGLLDYSGSATGPAEFLSSNGFVGSTNGLSHFFTPLFGGGTSGKIYADLFTGNVGGCIGEVSALLLILGALYLFAKKIITWQIPVAYLGSFALLVWIFGGNRYGMGAFSGDVLFHLFSGGIMLGALYMATDMVTSPLTGKGMIIYGVGIGFLTFLIRFYGSFPEGVSLAIILMNIFVPMIDRYNKPHRFGVERKRFIDRLKEQSKAREEA from the coding sequence ATGAGCGAAAAGAATAAAGAAGCTGAAAAAATAATGCGTCTTGTGGAGAGTTCTCCGCAGATACATAATAAGCAATCGACCTCGTCTATTATGTGGAGCGTTACGTTGGCCCTCCTTCCTGCCGCTGTCTGGGGCATCTACCTCTTTGGCGCCAGGGCCCTGACAGTCTTGCTTGTCTCCATTGCAGCGGCCGTCGTTACCGAGGCGATCATTGCTGCGTTTTCGGGACGATTCACTCTCTTTGACGGGAGTGCTGTGCTGACCGGCTTGTTGATAGGTTTTAACATGCCTCCTGCCGTCCCTTTCTATGTCCCGATCTTCGGTTCCGTTTTTGCCATTGCGGTGGTGAAGTGGACCTTCGGAGGTTTGGGAGGCAACTGGATGAACCCTGCCTTGGCAGGACGGGTCTTTGTCTTTTTTAGCTGGACTGGGCAAATGACATCCTGGAGTAGTCCAAAGACGGTGGTCGATGCGGTGAGCAGTGCGACTCCTTTGGGAATGTTGAAGACCGGTTTGCTCGACTATTCCGGTTCAGCAACCGGCCCTGCCGAATTCCTCAGTTCCAACGGCTTTGTTGGGAGCACCAACGGTTTGTCGCATTTTTTCACCCCGCTCTTTGGCGGCGGTACAAGTGGAAAGATCTATGCGGATCTCTTTACAGGTAATGTCGGCGGCTGTATCGGAGAGGTTTCTGCCTTGTTGCTGATCCTTGGGGCCCTCTATCTCTTTGCCAAAAAGATTATCACCTGGCAGATTCCCGTTGCTTATCTCGGTTCTTTCGCCTTGCTGGTCTGGATCTTCGGTGGAAACCGATACGGGATGGGCGCCTTTTCCGGGGATGTCCTCTTTCATCTTTTCTCCGGAGGGATCATGCTTGGTGCGCTTTATATGGCAACGGATATGGTGACAAGTCCTCTTACCGGCAAAGGTATGATCATTTATGGGGTGGGAATCGGATTTCTTACCTTCCTGATACGCTTTTATGGTTCTTTTCCGGAAGGGGTTTCCCTGGCAATCATCTTGATGAACATCTTTGTTCCCATGATCGACCGGTACAACAAGCCGCATCGTTTCGGTGTTGAGCGGAAAAGGTTTATCGATCGTTTAAAGGAACAGTCGAAAGCGAGGGAGGAAGCATGA
- a CDS encoding FMN-binding protein translates to MNNPIVKIGGRLALICAVAALVLGVVNALTEPQIARIKAEKLKAALETVSGGRKTGEAVAVDNNPVVDRYYPVYGDDDQIVGYVCQLLGSGYGGTIVILGGYDLKGTVLAAKMMDNEETPGLGKEAEKASYMEKYVGTGGDKPVPVRKSMLTTEQSDSVTGASITFMGVGKALQEGSRFVVSLEGK, encoded by the coding sequence ATGAACAACCCCATTGTGAAAATCGGTGGAAGACTTGCCTTGATCTGTGCCGTTGCGGCGCTGGTCCTCGGGGTCGTAAATGCCCTCACTGAACCTCAGATTGCCAGGATTAAAGCGGAAAAGCTGAAAGCAGCCTTGGAAACCGTCTCGGGCGGAAGGAAAACGGGTGAAGCAGTAGCCGTGGACAATAATCCTGTGGTCGACCGTTATTACCCTGTATATGGCGATGATGATCAAATCGTCGGTTACGTTTGCCAGCTTCTCGGCAGCGGTTACGGCGGTACGATCGTAATCCTTGGTGGATATGACCTGAAGGGAACGGTCCTTGCTGCCAAAATGATGGATAACGAAGAGACCCCCGGCTTAGGAAAAGAGGCTGAGAAGGCATCTTATATGGAAAAATACGTTGGTACGGGAGGCGATAAGCCTGTTCCCGTCAGGAAAAGCATGCTCACGACCGAGCAGTCGGACAGTGTAACGGGAGCCTCCATTACGTTTATGGGGGTAGGTAAGGCGCTTCAGGAAGGATCCCGTTTTGTAGTGTCCTTGGAGGGGAAATAG
- the rsxE gene encoding electron transport complex subunit RsxE encodes MWKEFTKGLFRENPIFVIVLGLCPTLGVSSRVINALGMGAGVIFVLLCSNIFISLLKNFIPNQVRIPSYIVIIASFVTVVQMVMQAFLPDLYDSLGVFVPLIVVNCIILGRAEAFASKNGVGASILDALGMGIGFTLALTVISLVREVFGSGTITLFAFGDFDGVVRIPGIVDSPARVFVLAAGALLVMGYLKALVGIIQEKGGKG; translated from the coding sequence ATGTGGAAAGAGTTTACAAAGGGGCTGTTCAGAGAAAATCCTATTTTTGTGATTGTTCTTGGACTTTGTCCTACTCTTGGTGTATCTTCCAGGGTAATTAACGCCTTGGGAATGGGTGCCGGAGTAATTTTTGTTTTGTTGTGTTCAAATATTTTTATCTCTCTGCTGAAGAATTTTATTCCGAATCAGGTGAGAATTCCTTCTTATATCGTTATTATCGCCAGCTTCGTAACCGTCGTTCAGATGGTTATGCAAGCCTTTCTTCCCGACCTTTACGACAGTCTTGGAGTTTTTGTCCCTTTGATTGTCGTCAATTGTATCATTCTCGGACGGGCGGAGGCTTTCGCAAGTAAAAACGGTGTGGGAGCATCCATTCTTGATGCCCTTGGCATGGGAATCGGTTTTACGCTGGCTCTCACGGTTATTTCTCTGGTTCGTGAAGTGTTCGGATCCGGTACCATAACCCTTTTTGCTTTTGGTGATTTCGATGGTGTCGTGAGAATCCCCGGCATTGTCGATTCTCCCGCACGGGTATTTGTCCTGGCGGCTGGTGCTCTTCTTGTCATGGGGTATCTAAAGGCCCTTGTCGGAATCATTCAGGAGAAGGGAGGAAAGGGCTGA
- the rsxA gene encoding electron transport complex subunit RsxA, translated as MSYLGIIITFVFINNFILTQFLGLCPFIGVSKNLESAVGMGFAVTFVMALASFATWAIYHLILVPLNIEFLQTITFILVIASLVQFVEMVIQKISPPLYKALGIFLPLITTNCAVMGIALIAVQNKYNALESFVAGIAAGLGFLLAIVLMSTIREKLDNEWIPKPFRGVPIAFITGGLMALAFMAFDKALLNNLLG; from the coding sequence ATGAGCTATCTTGGCATTATTATTACCTTTGTTTTTATCAACAACTTTATTCTGACCCAGTTTCTTGGTCTTTGCCCTTTTATCGGGGTTTCAAAAAATCTTGAATCCGCAGTTGGCATGGGGTTTGCTGTTACCTTCGTTATGGCCCTGGCCTCTTTTGCAACCTGGGCGATTTACCACCTGATTCTTGTTCCTCTTAATATTGAATTCCTTCAGACAATAACCTTTATTCTGGTCATTGCCTCCCTTGTTCAATTTGTCGAGATGGTTATTCAGAAGATTTCCCCGCCGCTCTACAAGGCCTTGGGAATTTTTCTTCCCCTCATCACGACAAACTGTGCGGTCATGGGTATTGCCCTTATTGCCGTGCAGAATAAGTATAATGCTCTGGAGAGCTTTGTCGCGGGAATTGCTGCCGGTCTTGGATTCCTTCTTGCCATCGTTTTGATGTCTACGATCAGGGAAAAGCTTGACAATGAATGGATTCCGAAACCTTTTCGTGGGGTGCCTATCGCTTTCATCACCGGGGGATTGATGGCCCTTGCGTTCATGGCTTTTGATAAGGCACTTTTGAACAATCTTCTAGGATAA
- a CDS encoding RnfABCDGE type electron transport complex subunit B produces the protein MLLLKILYAFLVVGILGGVLGAALVVASKFFSVSKDERIQQVEDALPGANCGSCGYAGCAAYAEAIAAGEAPLTLCGPGGAEAASKIAEIMGQEVEVSDRKMVAQVHCRGTKETTSYLYAYRGLKDCNAVHALFQGDKECKYGCLGLGSCMKVCPVDAISYDSGGRVVVDKDACISCGNCIEACPTGVMQFVPYEADYIVACNSKDKGAAVRKYCSVGCIGCKICEKKSPEGGFKVENFLSSIDYDKMGDRSEAAKGCPPKCIVRVDSLIKGVDEKA, from the coding sequence ATGTTACTTCTTAAAATACTTTATGCGTTTTTGGTGGTAGGGATATTGGGGGGCGTTCTCGGAGCAGCGCTCGTGGTCGCCTCAAAATTCTTTTCTGTCAGCAAAGATGAACGAATACAGCAGGTTGAGGATGCTCTGCCTGGTGCAAACTGTGGTTCCTGCGGGTATGCCGGATGTGCCGCATACGCGGAGGCCATTGCAGCCGGTGAGGCGCCTCTTACCTTATGCGGACCGGGAGGAGCAGAGGCTGCATCGAAGATTGCGGAAATCATGGGGCAGGAAGTCGAAGTCTCGGACCGAAAGATGGTTGCTCAGGTCCATTGTCGCGGCACTAAGGAGACTACAAGCTATCTGTATGCCTATCGGGGACTGAAGGATTGTAACGCTGTACACGCCCTATTTCAGGGGGATAAGGAGTGTAAATACGGATGTCTCGGTCTGGGAAGCTGTATGAAGGTTTGCCCGGTTGATGCCATATCCTATGACTCCGGTGGAAGGGTTGTTGTTGATAAAGATGCCTGTATAAGCTGCGGGAACTGTATAGAGGCCTGTCCTACCGGTGTTATGCAGTTCGTACCTTATGAGGCAGATTATATCGTGGCGTGTAACTCGAAAGATAAAGGTGCTGCCGTTAGAAAGTATTGTAGCGTCGGCTGTATTGGGTGTAAAATATGTGAGAAAAAGTCTCCCGAAGGTGGCTTCAAGGTCGAGAATTTTCTTTCTTCGATCGATTATGATAAGATGGGAGATAGAAGTGAAGCGGCAAAGGGTTGTCCTCCCAAATGCATTGTGCGGGTGGATTCTCTGATAAAGGGAGTCGATGAAAAAGCTTAG
- a CDS encoding alpha-amylase/4-alpha-glucanotransferase domain-containing protein → MKKLRLIFGVFGSKPVGTDPEQLETVYQKTYKPFLTVLYGFPKIRSCLHFSGQLFDWFEETHPEILMVISEMVKRKQLEIIGGGYYEPIFPLIPTKDRVGQIELLTTYIRKRFGKRPRGCWIPERVWEPSLASVFSSSGMEYIFLDDRHFMSAGLRGEKIYHPCITEDQGKTVRVLPLTSRLNRMIPFASPEDVYAKIGEIAASEEHEVASIMIDADMLGYVPGTEGVCEAGGWMECFLRLVDENRGVAIPVLPGQFVRSLDSLEKVYFPCTAYEEMMQWPLPPEQQMDLEFVRSRTEKDNGSIYVNGGYFRQFLTRYPESNLLYARMMYTYLLVNQVQRDRARKKSAREESWRGQCNAPYWHGRYNGVYDNHLRKAAYRSFITAEKTTRERGIFTTAIHPVDIDFDGADEYIYQGQNINAYIHRRSGMLFELDYLVSGWNYLDTMARHRERYHDDNDERLGIDNYPRRAFLDHVLYDDVTFSQFKTMQFREAADFINQRYDLDELDREHKRLYLHCGTFLHMNGVPMPLFLKKGYNFSKNSVEVEYTIENRSSVTSAFLFAPEINLSLFANAQEDAHLFLGDKGDAGDDALTEGVERGGIKEIALHDNRNHAIVSIVLDSRWALWSFPIYTIAAGLRGKRAVYQSNAFVVRKKLSLEPGESWSGIITMKIEKK, encoded by the coding sequence ATGAAAAAGCTTAGGCTTATTTTTGGGGTGTTCGGGAGTAAACCGGTTGGAACCGATCCCGAACAGCTTGAAACTGTTTATCAAAAAACCTATAAACCCTTTCTTACTGTTTTATATGGATTTCCTAAAATTCGTAGCTGTCTTCATTTTTCAGGGCAGCTGTTTGACTGGTTTGAAGAGACCCATCCCGAAATCCTGATGGTCATCAGCGAGATGGTGAAGAGGAAGCAACTTGAAATCATCGGGGGAGGGTATTATGAGCCTATTTTCCCGCTTATTCCGACAAAAGACCGAGTGGGGCAGATAGAGCTCTTAACCACCTACATCAGAAAACGTTTCGGAAAGCGTCCCCGTGGCTGTTGGATTCCGGAACGGGTCTGGGAGCCCTCCCTTGCTTCTGTTTTCAGCAGTTCGGGCATGGAATATATCTTTCTTGACGATCGTCATTTTATGAGTGCAGGACTGCGAGGGGAGAAGATTTACCATCCTTGCATTACGGAGGATCAAGGTAAAACGGTCAGGGTTCTTCCTCTGACCTCCCGATTAAACCGAATGATTCCCTTTGCCTCTCCTGAAGATGTATATGCCAAGATAGGTGAGATAGCGGCCTCCGAAGAGCATGAAGTGGCATCTATTATGATTGATGCCGATATGCTCGGATATGTGCCGGGCACGGAAGGTGTTTGTGAGGCAGGCGGATGGATGGAGTGTTTTCTTCGACTCGTTGATGAGAATCGCGGTGTGGCTATACCTGTACTCCCCGGACAGTTTGTAAGAAGCCTTGATAGCCTTGAAAAGGTTTATTTTCCTTGTACCGCCTATGAAGAGATGATGCAGTGGCCGCTTCCTCCCGAACAGCAGATGGATCTTGAATTTGTGAGGAGCCGGACCGAAAAGGACAACGGTTCCATCTATGTCAACGGCGGTTACTTTCGCCAATTTCTTACCCGCTACCCGGAAAGCAATTTGCTGTATGCACGGATGATGTACACCTATTTGTTGGTGAATCAGGTGCAGCGGGATCGTGCGCGTAAAAAGAGTGCACGGGAAGAGAGCTGGCGGGGACAATGCAATGCCCCCTATTGGCACGGTCGTTACAATGGTGTCTACGACAACCATCTGAGGAAGGCCGCATACCGAAGTTTCATAACGGCTGAGAAGACCACGCGTGAGCGAGGAATTTTTACAACAGCCATACATCCGGTTGATATCGATTTCGACGGGGCGGATGAATATATCTATCAGGGACAGAATATTAATGCCTATATCCATCGCCGGAGCGGTATGCTTTTTGAATTGGACTATCTTGTCAGCGGTTGGAATTATCTGGATACCATGGCCCGGCACCGGGAGCGGTATCACGATGATAACGATGAACGTCTCGGGATAGATAACTATCCGAGACGGGCTTTTCTTGATCATGTCTTATATGATGACGTCACCTTTTCGCAATTTAAGACCATGCAGTTTCGGGAGGCTGCCGATTTTATCAATCAACGGTATGATCTTGATGAACTCGACAGAGAGCATAAACGGCTCTATCTCCACTGTGGAACATTCCTTCACATGAATGGCGTTCCGATGCCGCTTTTTTTGAAAAAGGGATATAACTTTTCAAAAAACAGTGTTGAGGTTGAATACACCATTGAGAATCGCTCTTCAGTGACGTCAGCCTTTCTTTTTGCACCGGAGATTAATCTCTCGCTTTTTGCAAACGCTCAGGAGGATGCTCATCTATTTCTCGGAGACAAGGGAGATGCGGGAGATGACGCTTTGACAGAGGGTGTCGAACGGGGCGGAATAAAAGAGATAGCGCTCCACGATAATCGTAATCATGCCATTGTGAGTATCGTCCTTGATTCCCGGTGGGCTCTTTGGTCTTTTCCCATCTACACCATTGCGGCTGGTTTGCGTGGTAAGCGTGCCGTTTATCAGTCAAACGCTTTTGTCGTGAGAAAAAAGCTTTCCCTTGAACCTGGTGAGAGCTGGAGCGGCATCATCACAATGAAAATAGAGAAAAAGTAA
- a CDS encoding tetratricopeptide repeat protein, which translates to MKRLFLSTLLLTAVLYSWAEETTTVYAPFVSNLEAMADTDRIILTWKDASDPIVLYRIYRSITSFDNDKETDATLVAEVASNIEVFGYYPQDTESYYFAVLAVDADGREYKLYIPYRNITNDAISIVQVASLQERATHISNISARVAGEVVYISYKSSLPERAVMVYRSSDPIVDKNGLRSASLVTSLSSSQGSVTDFPLPGLEYYYAIVDKELVESDEVELEPGENATNDAALVALSDTTQQNERFRNVRIRPLPYLTLPKSVKTGESLADPDKYALPTYTPLAKETETVVQNLINELGPAPSQSTPQAQMLAIDKSPGDNPEGVLLSNIIKGSFADAEWDAAEKELGNFLAVHRSKAVEARAHFYMGQVYYFQGQFGKALYEFLFSRETYKQESTSWIDATFYALT; encoded by the coding sequence ATGAAACGGCTCTTTTTATCTACGTTACTGCTAACAGCAGTACTTTATTCATGGGCAGAAGAGACAACGACGGTCTATGCACCTTTTGTGTCCAATCTCGAAGCAATGGCAGACACCGATCGAATCATTCTGACTTGGAAAGATGCTTCCGATCCAATTGTATTGTATCGGATCTACCGAAGCATCACCTCCTTCGATAACGACAAAGAGACAGATGCGACACTTGTGGCTGAAGTCGCATCGAATATCGAAGTATTCGGCTACTATCCTCAAGATACCGAGTCATACTATTTTGCCGTCCTTGCCGTCGACGCCGATGGAAGGGAGTATAAGCTGTATATTCCTTATAGAAACATCACCAATGATGCCATATCCATTGTTCAGGTTGCATCACTGCAGGAAAGAGCCACGCATATAAGCAATATTTCTGCAAGGGTCGCAGGTGAAGTTGTCTATATTAGCTATAAAAGCTCTTTACCTGAACGAGCGGTGATGGTTTATCGAAGCTCAGACCCTATCGTCGATAAGAATGGTTTACGCTCCGCATCGCTTGTGACCTCGCTAAGCAGCTCACAAGGATCGGTAACCGATTTTCCGCTTCCCGGCCTTGAATATTACTACGCAATCGTCGACAAGGAGCTGGTGGAGTCTGATGAAGTTGAACTCGAGCCTGGAGAAAACGCAACAAATGATGCTGCTTTGGTGGCCTTATCCGATACGACCCAACAGAATGAAAGATTTCGGAACGTCAGGATACGCCCACTTCCCTATCTGACGCTTCCAAAATCGGTAAAAACAGGCGAGAGTCTGGCGGATCCAGATAAGTATGCCCTACCCACATATACACCGCTTGCGAAAGAAACGGAGACGGTGGTACAGAATTTAATCAACGAGCTTGGTCCTGCTCCGAGTCAAAGCACACCCCAAGCCCAGATGCTGGCAATCGACAAAAGTCCGGGAGATAATCCCGAAGGGGTCTTGCTTTCAAACATCATCAAAGGCTCATTCGCCGATGCCGAGTGGGATGCAGCAGAAAAAGAGCTTGGAAATTTTCTTGCCGTCCACAGGAGTAAAGCAGTAGAAGCAAGGGCCCACTTTTACATGGGTCAGGTCTACTATTTTCAAGGGCAATTCGGCAAGGCCCTGTATGAATTCCTTTTCTCGCGGGAGACATACAAACAAGAAAGCACTAGCTGGATAGATGCTACCTTTTATGCTCTTACATAA
- a CDS encoding CRISPR-associated protein Cas2 — translation MFVAVTFDLSEIEKKRGIESLLREYGFEKRHEGLWETVKLKERYLARLKRDIDRLTDSYDNVRLYQYPIDGVLVVTGLQNKRWRRIVVRP, via the coding sequence ATGTTTGTTGCCGTCACCTTTGATCTTTCCGAAATCGAAAAAAAGCGTGGTATTGAATCACTTTTACGTGAATATGGCTTTGAAAAGCGGCATGAAGGACTTTGGGAGACGGTTAAGTTAAAAGAGCGTTATCTTGCTCGTCTGAAACGAGATATAGACAGATTGACCGATTCATACGATAATGTTCGTCTTTACCAATATCCTATCGATGGAGTATTGGTGGTGACAGGTCTTCAAAATAAGCGGTGGCGACGTATTGTCGTTCGCCCGTGA
- the prfB gene encoding peptide chain release factor 2 (programmed frameshift), which translates to MLSELEIPIEQLKEEIYNSWRRLDPEQLAQEIKVLEAESGSPEFWEDRERAEKRLGELKRLHKRLDPWKDLLSSFEDLETLFELAAEEQDESQEHDIKRQLDEVGDTYRGLNLTEMFQGEFDGSNAFLTIHSGAGGTEACDWTAMLLRMYTRWAERREFSVQTLDLLEAEGGVKSVTLQINGDFVFGYLKSEIGVHRLVRISPFDSSGRRHTSFASVYISPVIDDDIEVDIKPEELRIDTYRAQGAGGQHVNKTDSAVRITHISTGIVVQCQNERSQYKNKAMALKILRSRLYEHYKKEQEKEQEKHAQEKKEISWGNQIRSYVFQPYTMVKDHRTKHEVGNIQAVMDGEIDDFIIAFLNWMQTEG; encoded by the exons ATGCTGAGTGAACTTGAAATACCGATCGAACAATTAAAAGAAGAAATCTACAACTCCTGGAGGCGACTT GACCCTGAGCAATTGGCTCAGGAAATAAAAGTACTTGAGGCGGAAAGTGGAAGTCCGGAGTTCTGGGAGGATCGAGAACGGGCGGAAAAGCGGCTCGGCGAGCTGAAACGGCTACATAAGCGACTTGATCCATGGAAAGATTTATTGTCTTCATTTGAGGATCTTGAAACACTTTTCGAACTCGCTGCCGAAGAACAGGATGAAAGTCAGGAACATGATATTAAAAGGCAGTTGGACGAGGTAGGCGATACCTATCGTGGGTTAAATTTAACGGAAATGTTCCAAGGGGAATTCGACGGAAGCAATGCCTTTCTTACCATCCATTCAGGGGCGGGGGGAACTGAGGCGTGTGATTGGACCGCTATGTTGTTGCGAATGTATACCCGTTGGGCTGAACGACGGGAGTTTTCCGTTCAAACCCTTGACCTTCTTGAGGCCGAGGGAGGGGTGAAGTCGGTAACCCTTCAGATCAATGGCGATTTTGTGTTCGGTTATCTTAAAAGCGAAATCGGCGTTCATCGGTTGGTACGTATTTCTCCCTTTGATTCTAGCGGCCGCCGTCATACATCATTTGCGTCGGTATACATCTCCCCTGTTATCGACGATGATATCGAGGTCGATATCAAACCAGAAGAACTGCGTATCGATACCTATCGGGCACAGGGAGCCGGCGGGCAGCATGTCAACAAGACCGATTCCGCTGTCCGTATTACCCACATCTCCACCGGTATCGTGGTACAGTGCCAGAACGAACGGAGCCAGTATAAAAACAAAGCCATGGCGTTGAAGATTTTACGTTCTAGATTGTATGAACATTATAAGAAGGAGCAGGAGAAAGAACAGGAAAAACATGCTCAGGAAAAGAAAGAAATTTCCTGGGGAAATCAGATACGTTCTTATGTATTTCAACCATACACCATGGTTAAAGATCATCGAACGAAACATGAAGTTGGAAATATTCAGGCTGTGATGGATGGTGAGATCGATGATTTTATCATTGCCTTTCTGAATTGGATGCAGACGGAAGGATAG
- a CDS encoding response regulator codes for MERRLLLVDDLSFMRSALKEILEEAGFSIAGEAANGVEAITLYRTVHPSLVLMDITMPVMDGIEALRRIRRLDPSAMVVMCSALGQEKTILRAIQYGAKDFVVKPFSKARIVSAVEKALESVEGL; via the coding sequence ATGGAACGGCGGCTTCTTCTAGTAGATGATCTTAGCTTTATGCGAAGTGCGTTGAAGGAAATTCTCGAAGAAGCCGGGTTTTCCATTGCGGGAGAGGCTGCCAACGGTGTAGAGGCAATAACATTATATCGTACGGTGCACCCGTCTCTTGTCCTTATGGATATCACCATGCCGGTTATGGATGGGATTGAAGCCCTTCGTCGTATTCGACGGCTTGACCCTTCGGCAATGGTTGTCATGTGTTCTGCTTTGGGGCAGGAGAAGACAATTCTTCGTGCTATCCAATACGGAGCGAAAGATTTTGTTGTAAAACCCTTTTCCAAAGCGCGGATCGTGTCTGCCGTTGAGAAGGCGTTGGAGTCGGTGGAAGGCCTGTGA